The following proteins come from a genomic window of Myroides odoratus DSM 2801:
- a CDS encoding gliding motility-associated C-terminal domain-containing protein, which produces MSQNYFKLTSLLLICVHTLSYGQDESEHIQLVNTGLFSVRPETILSTQLDFTNTASGTFVNDGSVYYYKDFTNDGYYGISSSMKSSSTFFILSNSTQAKRITGNSLASFYNIEFDSELNGNAFDLKNNIDISGLAHFKNGIVKVDPTKNAITSVSNGMVTFLAGARHENVGNHSYIEGAVEKKGNDRFEYPIGHKEYFRPAVISAPDDVLATIVGQYYLEDAPFFTAHKKTTGVIKVLNEKEYWRLEGNLKQPNMVVLSLDWNEETTPPELLKNPEEELHIVRWDAKQQLWVDEGGVVDMSLKRVTTVAEIKDFGYFTLATVKKDWIIEGDVVIYNLVTPDGDGKNDYFIIDNINKYPNNRVEIYNRWGVKVYETTGYDPKGDGSTNVFRGYSDGKITVDKKKKLPSGTYYYVVTYEYKDANGNRMIKKAANLHVETN; this is translated from the coding sequence ATGAGTCAGAATTATTTCAAATTAACCTCCTTGCTGCTTATTTGTGTTCATACCTTATCTTATGGACAAGACGAATCGGAGCATATTCAGTTAGTGAATACAGGTTTATTCAGTGTCCGCCCAGAAACCATTTTATCTACTCAGCTCGATTTTACAAATACAGCTTCTGGCACTTTTGTGAATGATGGGAGTGTGTATTATTATAAGGATTTTACGAATGATGGTTATTATGGGATTTCTTCTTCGATGAAGAGTTCTTCTACTTTTTTTATTTTATCTAATTCTACCCAAGCAAAGCGAATCACAGGAAATAGTTTGGCTTCTTTTTACAATATTGAATTTGACAGCGAACTAAATGGAAATGCTTTTGACTTAAAGAACAATATTGATATTTCAGGTTTGGCTCATTTTAAAAATGGAATTGTAAAAGTAGATCCAACAAAAAATGCTATTACTTCAGTTTCTAATGGGATGGTTACTTTCCTTGCTGGGGCTCGACATGAGAATGTTGGCAATCACAGCTATATTGAAGGAGCAGTGGAAAAGAAAGGAAATGATCGTTTTGAATATCCTATTGGACATAAAGAATATTTTCGCCCAGCAGTGATTAGTGCACCGGATGATGTTTTAGCCACTATTGTAGGGCAATATTATTTAGAAGATGCTCCGTTCTTTACAGCGCATAAAAAAACAACAGGGGTAATTAAGGTCTTAAACGAGAAAGAATATTGGCGATTGGAAGGGAATTTAAAACAACCGAATATGGTTGTCTTGAGTTTGGATTGGAATGAGGAAACTACACCTCCGGAATTACTTAAAAATCCAGAAGAAGAATTGCATATTGTCCGCTGGGATGCCAAACAACAACTATGGGTGGATGAAGGAGGAGTAGTGGATATGTCTCTCAAAAGAGTAACGACAGTTGCAGAAATTAAAGATTTTGGCTATTTCACTTTAGCTACAGTAAAAAAGGATTGGATTATTGAAGGGGATGTAGTGATTTACAATCTAGTCACACCTGATGGAGATGGTAAAAATGATTACTTCATTATTGATAATATCAATAAATATCCCAATAACCGCGTAGAGATTTACAATCGTTGGGGAGTAAAAGTTTATGAAACTACGGGATATGATCCAAAAGGAGATGGAAGTACAAATGTGTTTAGAGGATATTCAGATGGTAAAATTACAGTGGATAAAAAGAAAAAATTACCAAGTGGAACGTATTACTATGTAGTGACTTATGAATACAAAGATGCAAATGGCAATCGTATGATTAAGAAAGCAGCCAATTTACATGTAGAGACCAATTAA
- a CDS encoding transposase, producing MKRIRKAYDAAFKQQAVELAKERTNKSELARELGIRPTLLYKWCKEAQELGDASFPGNGKQKLTPEQERIKELEKKLAAVELEHEILKKAIGIFSKTGK from the coding sequence ATGAAAAGAATTAGAAAGGCCTACGATGCTGCTTTTAAGCAGCAAGCCGTTGAACTGGCTAAGGAAAGAACAAACAAATCAGAATTGGCTCGTGAACTTGGAATCAGACCCACATTATTGTATAAATGGTGTAAAGAAGCTCAAGAGTTAGGCGATGCTAGTTTTCCAGGTAATGGTAAACAAAAGCTGACTCCAGAACAAGAAAGGATAAAAGAGTTAGAAAAGAAGTTAGCGGCTGTTGAATTAGAACATGAAATATTAAAAAAAGCAATCGGCATTTTCTCAAAGACCGGCAAATGA
- a CDS encoding IS3 family transposase — AKYMKELGLRSKIARRYRITTDSEHNYLVVENILDRQFTQTEPGKAWVSDITYIAVKEGFIYLTTIIDLYDRKVIGWSLSKDMSTENTTLAAFKMAKKNRVFEEGLIFHSDQGVQYANYKFANYLESFNVVRSMSRKANCWDNAVAESFFKSLKVEMVYGNLQLSTKQMESKVFEYIEMWYNKKRRHSYLNYKTINEFNQIININKAA, encoded by the coding sequence TTGCTAAGTACATGAAAGAGTTAGGATTACGTAGTAAAATAGCTCGACGATATAGAATAACCACAGACTCTGAACACAATTATTTAGTGGTTGAAAATATTTTAGATAGACAATTTACACAAACTGAACCAGGGAAAGCCTGGGTGTCTGACATTACTTATATCGCTGTTAAAGAAGGGTTTATTTACCTAACTACAATAATAGATTTATACGATAGAAAGGTTATTGGATGGAGTTTGAGTAAAGATATGTCAACAGAAAATACCACCTTGGCTGCCTTTAAAATGGCTAAAAAGAACAGAGTTTTTGAAGAAGGACTAATTTTCCATTCTGACCAAGGAGTACAATATGCAAACTACAAATTTGCAAACTATTTAGAGTCCTTTAATGTTGTTAGAAGCATGAGTAGGAAGGCTAATTGTTGGGATAATGCTGTAGCAGAAAGCTTCTTTAAATCCTTAAAAGTGGAGATGGTTTATGGGAATTTACAATTAAGTACAAAGCAAATGGAATCTAAAGTCTTTGAATATATCGAAATGTGGTATAATAAAAAACGAAGACACTCCTACTTAAACTACAAGACAATCAACGAATTTAATCAAATAATAAATATTAATAAAGCTGCTTAA
- a CDS encoding phytoene/squalene synthase family protein — translation MKHLFDELSCSISKITTKKYSTSFSLGILALKPSIRPAIYAIYAYVRLADEIVDSFHNYDKATLLSRLKDETKIALNEHISLNPILQSFQQTVHQYKIDYNLIEQFLHSMEMDLQKVDYNSDLYNQYIYGSAEVVGLMCLQIFTEGNKTKYEELKPFAMKLGSAFQKVNFLRDLKDDYQLLGRTYFPNMNMGVFDNEVKSQIEDDIEIEFKQALIGIQKLPNSSKFGVYLAYKYYLSLFYKIKNKSSSEILNSRIRISNSHKALVAFKSYLRYKIALL, via the coding sequence ATGAAACATTTGTTTGATGAACTTTCTTGCTCCATTAGTAAAATCACAACTAAGAAGTATAGTACTAGTTTTTCATTGGGAATTTTAGCCTTAAAACCTTCTATTCGTCCGGCGATATATGCAATTTACGCATATGTAAGACTAGCGGATGAAATCGTTGATAGTTTTCACAATTATGATAAAGCTACGTTACTTTCAAGACTAAAAGATGAAACTAAAATAGCCTTAAATGAACACATTTCATTAAATCCTATTTTACAATCTTTTCAACAAACTGTACATCAATATAAAATTGATTATAATTTGATTGAACAATTTTTACATAGCATGGAGATGGATTTACAAAAAGTTGACTACAATTCAGATTTATATAATCAATACATATATGGTTCAGCAGAGGTTGTTGGTTTAATGTGTTTACAGATTTTTACAGAAGGAAATAAAACTAAATATGAAGAGCTTAAACCTTTTGCTATGAAATTGGGTTCGGCATTTCAAAAAGTAAACTTCTTACGTGATTTAAAAGACGATTATCAATTACTTGGTAGGACTTACTTTCCAAATATGAATATGGGTGTATTTGATAATGAAGTTAAAAGTCAAATTGAAGATGACATTGAAATTGAATTTAAACAAGCACTTATTGGTATACAAAAACTTCCAAATTCATCTAAATTCGGTGTTTATTTAGCTTATAAGTATTACTTGTCCCTATTTTATAAAATTAAAAACAAATCATCATCAGAAATTTTGAATTCTAGAATACGCATATCAAATTCACATAAAGCACTAGTCGCTTTTAAAAGTTATTTAAGATATAAAATAGCTCTCTTATGA
- a CDS encoding PorP/SprF family type IX secretion system membrane protein → MRLKNTIKTFVLGGVGLFCMEQSYAQQDPQYTQYMYNHSNINPAYAGSREGLNIFGLYRTQWVGLEGAPKTATLSVNTPLGESGLGLGVSFVNDHLGVMDDNTLSVDLSYAVNLNYNYKLAFGLKGSGNLLDVNYSKLHIYNPTDPVAEDDIKNEFNANIGAGLFLYSDKAYVGVSVPTLLTRSRYDDNNVKTLREKMHLYVTGGYVFDLNNNIKFKPAAMVKMEQGSPLQMDVSANFMFVDKFTAGVAYRWDAAVSGLVGFQVSENIFVGYSYDAETSKLARYNSGSHEIFMRFTLFNSYKRIAAPRFF, encoded by the coding sequence ATGAGACTAAAAAACACAATAAAGACTTTTGTTCTTGGAGGGGTAGGCTTGTTTTGTATGGAACAGTCCTATGCGCAACAAGATCCACAATATACGCAGTATATGTATAACCACTCAAACATCAACCCTGCTTATGCAGGAAGTAGAGAAGGGTTGAATATTTTTGGTTTATATCGCACCCAATGGGTGGGGTTAGAAGGGGCTCCTAAAACAGCAACTTTGTCTGTCAATACTCCTTTGGGGGAATCTGGATTGGGATTAGGGGTGAGTTTCGTCAACGACCATTTAGGTGTGATGGACGATAATACCTTATCAGTTGATTTATCTTATGCTGTGAATTTGAACTACAATTATAAGTTGGCTTTTGGATTGAAAGGGTCAGGAAATTTACTGGATGTCAATTACAGTAAGTTACATATTTACAACCCGACAGACCCAGTAGCAGAAGATGATATTAAAAATGAATTTAATGCCAATATTGGGGCGGGATTATTCTTGTATTCGGACAAGGCTTATGTAGGTGTTTCTGTTCCTACGCTATTGACTCGTTCACGTTATGACGATAATAATGTCAAAACATTGCGTGAAAAGATGCACTTATATGTGACAGGGGGATACGTGTTCGATTTAAATAACAATATCAAATTTAAACCAGCTGCTATGGTAAAAATGGAGCAAGGATCTCCCTTGCAGATGGATGTATCTGCTAATTTCATGTTTGTAGATAAGTTTACCGCAGGAGTTGCTTACCGTTGGGATGCAGCAGTGAGTGGTTTGGTTGGTTTTCAAGTGTCAGAAAATATCTTTGTTGGGTATAGTTATGATGCTGAAACTTCTAAATTGGCTCGATATAATTCAGGATCTCATGAGATTTTTATGCGATTCACTTTGTTTAATAGCTATAAGCGCATTGCTGCGCCAAGGTTCTTCTAA
- a CDS encoding lycopene cyclase domain-containing protein produces MISLTYSTILFLTVIICLVASFDSRIQFNKQFLHFFKASALVSVPFILWDIWFTHLGVWWFNTNYTIGVSIAGLPLEEMLFFIFIPFSCIFTYFVIDKYYQLDLLKSFNNLLVFTSIIILIVVGLLNFNKIYTITTCLVTVATLFYLHFIVKSQWISKASFVYTLLMLGFFPVNGVLTGTGLENPIVNYNPKDFLGIRMFTIPVEDMVYGYTQFLLIIYFFKYFQNKSN; encoded by the coding sequence ATGATTTCTTTAACTTATTCAACTATATTATTTTTAACTGTAATAATTTGTTTAGTAGCTTCTTTTGATAGCAGAATTCAATTTAATAAGCAATTCCTCCATTTTTTTAAAGCATCAGCTTTAGTATCTGTTCCTTTTATTCTTTGGGATATATGGTTTACTCATTTAGGAGTATGGTGGTTTAATACAAATTATACCATAGGGGTCTCTATAGCTGGTTTACCTTTAGAAGAAATGCTCTTTTTTATCTTTATTCCTTTCTCTTGCATTTTCACATATTTTGTAATTGATAAATATTATCAATTAGATTTATTAAAATCATTTAATAATTTATTAGTTTTTACTAGTATAATTATTCTAATAGTAGTAGGTTTATTAAATTTTAATAAAATTTACACCATTACCACCTGCTTAGTTACTGTAGCTACTTTATTTTATCTTCATTTTATTGTGAAGTCACAATGGATAAGTAAGGCTTCTTTTGTTTATACACTACTAATGCTAGGTTTTTTTCCAGTAAATGGTGTCTTGACAGGAACAGGATTGGAAAACCCAATTGTAAACTACAATCCAAAAGATTTTTTAGGTATTAGAATGTTTACCATACCTGTGGAAGATATGGTTTATGGATATACTCAATTCCTTTTAATTATTTACTTTTTTAAGTATTTTCAAAATAAATCAAATTAA
- a CDS encoding MarR family winged helix-turn-helix transcriptional regulator has product MDYKLLQDVIKLLEEFNNYGIKEEKSLDVFLNWAYDKKCMKSDSANLIKYQEWINKNKGRSIESEINTLIVHLSKYAKIHSKEILVNSGFTSQEDFIYLITLKSFGEMNKIDLIRKNIQEKPAGIKIINRLIKKGFINQHDSSLDKRNKIVSITDLGLEELKKKLPVIKKITNLITGDLTSEEKHQLVYLLQKLDKFHNPIYMNIEL; this is encoded by the coding sequence ATGGATTATAAACTATTACAGGATGTTATAAAATTATTAGAAGAATTTAATAATTATGGCATTAAAGAAGAAAAATCACTTGATGTCTTTTTGAATTGGGCATATGATAAAAAATGTATGAAAAGTGATTCTGCAAATCTAATTAAGTATCAAGAGTGGATAAACAAAAATAAAGGTCGTAGTATTGAAAGTGAAATCAATACTTTGATTGTTCACTTGTCTAAATATGCAAAAATTCATTCTAAAGAAATACTTGTAAATTCTGGTTTTACCTCACAAGAAGATTTTATTTATTTAATCACATTAAAATCTTTCGGTGAAATGAATAAAATCGATCTTATCAGAAAAAATATTCAAGAAAAACCTGCTGGAATAAAAATTATCAATAGATTAATAAAAAAAGGATTTATTAATCAGCATGACTCTTCTTTGGATAAAAGAAATAAAATTGTTTCTATAACAGATTTAGGTTTAGAAGAATTAAAGAAAAAACTGCCCGTAATTAAAAAGATAACTAATTTAATTACAGGCGATTTAACTTCAGAAGAAAAGCATCAATTAGTCTATTTACTTCAAAAATTAGATAAATTTCACAACCCAATCTACATGAATATTGAATTATAG
- a CDS encoding SRPBCC family protein, protein MKYILYREQQLKCDIDTAWRFFCSPLNLSKITPKNMKFHVLTEFGDEKIYPGMIVDYVVTPILGIPLRWTTLITQVDDENSFTDFQQKGPYKLWIHHHEFIPNKEGVLMKDTVEYELPLGFIGYFAHKLFVKKKLTEIFDYRYKVLENIFNSNK, encoded by the coding sequence ATGAAATACATTCTATATAGAGAACAGCAATTAAAATGTGATATAGATACGGCTTGGAGATTTTTCTGCTCTCCATTGAATTTATCGAAAATAACACCTAAGAATATGAAATTTCATGTCTTAACTGAATTTGGTGATGAAAAGATATATCCGGGAATGATTGTCGATTACGTAGTAACTCCCATTCTTGGAATACCGTTGAGGTGGACCACTCTTATTACACAAGTAGATGATGAGAATAGTTTTACAGATTTTCAACAAAAGGGGCCTTATAAATTGTGGATTCATCATCATGAATTTATTCCTAACAAAGAAGGTGTTCTTATGAAGGATACTGTGGAGTATGAACTGCCTTTGGGTTTTATTGGATACTTTGCGCACAAATTATTTGTAAAGAAAAAACTTACAGAAATTTTTGATTATAGATACAAAGTTCTAGAAAACATATTCAATTCTAATAAATAA
- a CDS encoding OmpA family protein, whose amino-acid sequence MVKQIIQLGILSIALGLSTTGYSQIKKEKQADKSFDRLAYVDAIKVYERMANQGYVNTSILQNLADAYYFNGKLVEANKWYTELFEGHYEDKDLAKLPSEYYYRYAQTLKSVEDYTKSKQMMDQFAVLEQRDSRVDLYNKNRDYLAHIENRSDRYDIKHLDLNTEYSDYGGTLLGDQFIFTSARATNQQHSSKIHSWTNESYTSLYSAMIGQNGFGEPVLFAPEINSAVNDATAVFTQDGNTMYFTRNNSKTSGKSKQNKDKTSLLKLYKAVKQADGKWGDVVELPFNSDNFNTAHPALTPDDKWLYFASDRQGTIGQSDLFRVALYEHEGYGPIENLGTSINTEGRENFPFIASDYQLYFSSDGHPGLGGLDVFVTKLYPNGSFGPVVNMGTPINSSMDDFGFYLDPKQNKGFVSSNRADGKGSDDIYFLAEKPCKQTIEGTVYDKDTNEIVANALIVISDSFYQKSDTLYTNNKGYYITSLLDCGYKYRIKAEKESYNTVEVAFNVNREPGVKVVNIGLEKAEKPLGLNDDLFKRLNLQPIYFDFDKSNIRRDAAIELMKVVEVLKEYPSIKIDVRSHTDSRGNDVYNMSLSDRRVKSTIKWMIEQGIDPSRLTGQGYGESQLLNKCSNGVPCTTSEHQENRRSEFIIKEI is encoded by the coding sequence ATGGTGAAACAAATAATTCAACTTGGAATATTAAGTATAGCCTTGGGCTTAAGCACAACAGGTTATAGTCAAATTAAAAAAGAAAAACAAGCAGATAAAAGTTTTGATCGACTGGCTTATGTTGATGCTATTAAAGTGTATGAACGCATGGCAAATCAAGGCTATGTCAATACGTCTATTTTGCAAAATCTTGCTGATGCTTACTATTTTAATGGGAAATTAGTAGAGGCAAATAAATGGTATACCGAACTCTTTGAAGGACATTATGAGGACAAAGACCTTGCAAAGCTACCCTCAGAATACTACTATCGCTATGCACAAACTCTAAAATCAGTTGAAGATTATACCAAATCTAAACAAATGATGGATCAGTTTGCCGTATTAGAACAGCGAGATTCTAGAGTCGATTTATACAACAAGAACCGGGATTATTTAGCTCATATTGAAAATCGTTCGGATCGCTATGATATTAAACATCTAGATTTAAATACGGAATATTCAGATTATGGAGGAACCCTTCTTGGGGATCAATTTATATTTACTTCAGCACGTGCTACAAATCAGCAACATAGTAGTAAAATCCATTCTTGGACAAATGAAAGCTATACTAGTTTATATAGTGCTATGATTGGTCAAAATGGGTTTGGAGAACCCGTGCTTTTTGCACCAGAAATTAATTCAGCGGTTAATGATGCAACAGCTGTCTTTACACAAGATGGCAATACGATGTATTTCACGCGTAACAATTCGAAAACCAGCGGAAAAAGCAAACAAAATAAAGATAAAACCTCTTTATTGAAATTGTATAAGGCAGTAAAACAAGCGGATGGAAAGTGGGGAGATGTTGTAGAATTGCCTTTTAATTCGGATAACTTTAATACAGCCCATCCTGCATTAACACCCGATGATAAGTGGTTGTATTTTGCTTCTGATCGACAAGGTACAATTGGACAATCCGATTTATTTCGCGTGGCTCTATACGAGCATGAAGGCTATGGTCCTATTGAAAATCTAGGAACATCAATCAATACAGAAGGTAGGGAAAACTTTCCTTTTATAGCCTCCGATTATCAGTTGTATTTCTCCTCTGATGGGCATCCCGGTTTAGGTGGATTGGATGTATTTGTAACCAAACTCTATCCTAATGGAAGTTTTGGCCCTGTGGTAAACATGGGAACACCAATCAATAGTAGTATGGATGATTTTGGATTTTATTTAGATCCCAAACAAAATAAAGGATTTGTTAGTTCAAACCGCGCAGATGGTAAAGGATCTGATGATATTTATTTCCTTGCTGAAAAACCATGTAAACAAACGATTGAAGGTACAGTATACGATAAAGATACGAATGAAATCGTAGCGAATGCCTTGATCGTTATTTCAGATTCATTCTATCAAAAATCAGATACTCTTTACACCAATAATAAGGGGTATTATATCACTTCACTTTTAGATTGTGGATATAAGTACCGTATAAAAGCAGAAAAAGAATCCTATAATACGGTGGAAGTTGCTTTTAACGTAAATCGAGAACCTGGAGTTAAAGTAGTGAATATCGGATTAGAAAAGGCGGAAAAACCTTTGGGCTTGAATGATGATTTATTTAAAAGACTCAATTTGCAACCTATTTACTTTGATTTTGACAAATCGAATATCCGCAGAGATGCTGCGATTGAGTTGATGAAAGTAGTCGAGGTATTGAAAGAATACCCTTCCATAAAAATTGATGTTCGCTCTCATACAGATAGTAGAGGAAATGATGTATACAATATGAGTTTGTCCGATCGTCGTGTGAAATCAACCATTAAATGGATGATTGAACAAGGAATCGATCCAAGTCGTTTGACTGGACAAGGATACGGAGAAAGTCAGTTGCTAAACAAATGTAGCAATGGTGTACCGTGTACGACTTCGGAACACCAAGAAAATAGACGCAGTGAATTTATTATTAAAGAAATTTAA
- a CDS encoding sterol desaturase family protein, producing the protein MNILLIFLVFILMEIATWLTHKYLMHGFLWILHKDHHNHSNKGIFEKNDYFFIIFSIPSIALMYYGALNNYNYLFYIGLGIMLYGMTYFFVHDIFIHQRIKVLKNTSNWISKLNLDN; encoded by the coding sequence ATGAATATTTTACTTATATTTCTAGTTTTTATATTAATGGAAATAGCTACTTGGCTTACACATAAATACTTAATGCATGGATTTTTATGGATACTACACAAAGATCATCATAATCATTCCAATAAGGGTATTTTTGAAAAAAATGACTATTTTTTTATTATTTTTTCTATTCCATCAATAGCATTAATGTATTATGGAGCCTTGAATAATTATAATTATTTGTTTTATATAGGATTAGGAATTATGCTTTATGGAATGACTTATTTTTTTGTTCATGATATCTTTATTCATCAAAGAATAAAAGTATTAAAAAATACTAGTAATTGGATATCCAAACTAAATCTGGACAATTAG